In a genomic window of Microterricola viridarii:
- a CDS encoding lysophospholipid acyltransferase family protein gives MTEAANTPAEPIDDEGVEAPTKSPGAVYYLGRTLISVIAKTVFRPTITGRENVPKTGPVILASNHLSFIDSIVIPVSAPRPVQFLAKSHYFTGTGFKGWVSRSFFTAIGAVGVERGAGQAAQNALDQGKRILDGGNAFALYPEGTRSIDGRLYRGRTGIAWLALTTGATVVPVGLIGTQEIQPVGSKVPRVRKVTVKFGEPLDLSHYGAATSGKARRQATDEIMAAIHALTGQELAGTYNEAPPSGTLHKLADKVFPKERL, from the coding sequence GTGACCGAAGCAGCCAACACCCCCGCAGAACCCATCGACGACGAGGGTGTCGAGGCCCCGACGAAGTCGCCGGGGGCGGTCTACTATCTCGGCCGCACGCTCATCTCCGTGATCGCCAAGACCGTCTTCCGCCCGACCATCACGGGCCGCGAGAACGTGCCGAAGACCGGCCCGGTGATCCTCGCCAGCAACCACCTCTCCTTCATCGACAGCATCGTGATCCCGGTCTCGGCGCCGCGCCCCGTGCAGTTCCTGGCCAAGTCGCACTACTTCACCGGCACCGGCTTCAAGGGCTGGGTGTCGCGCTCCTTCTTCACCGCGATCGGTGCCGTCGGCGTCGAGCGCGGCGCAGGCCAGGCCGCTCAGAACGCACTCGACCAGGGCAAGCGCATCCTCGACGGCGGCAACGCCTTCGCCCTCTACCCGGAGGGCACCCGCTCCATCGATGGCCGCCTCTACCGCGGCCGCACCGGCATCGCCTGGCTGGCGCTGACCACCGGCGCCACCGTCGTTCCTGTCGGCTTGATCGGCACCCAGGAGATCCAGCCGGTCGGCTCGAAGGTGCCCCGCGTGCGCAAGGTGACGGTGAAGTTCGGCGAGCCGCTCGACCTCTCCCACTACGGCGCCGCGACGTCCGGCAAGGCGCGTCGGCAAGCCACCGACGAGATCATGGCGGCCATCCACGCGCTCACCGGGCAGGAGCTCGCCGGCACCTACAACGAAGCCCCGCCGTCGGGCACGCTGCACAAGCTCGCCGACAAGGTGTTCCCCAAGGAGCGCCTGTAA
- a CDS encoding M50 family metallopeptidase produces MDSVLLFVLGVVILAVGLAVSIALHEIGHLVPAKLFGVKVTQYMIGFGPTLWSRRKGETEYGVKAIPFGGYISMIGMFPPAKDGTAARSANTGFLSSMASDARTASAETIGEGEEHRAFYLLPVWKRIIVMFGGPFMNLLIAVVLFAILLMGFGAAQASTTIGSVSACVQTAGSTSQECGPNDPAAPGAAAGILPGDRLVSIDGTAVTDWQQSTETIRASAGTALVVVVERDGAEKTLTLTPLLTERPVFDEAGQPVTDAAGKAVTTEVGFAGIGPASELVPQPATAVLPAVGDNISGVAHIILNLPQRMVDVAQAAFGPEERDPNGPISVVGVGRVAGEIAALDTLTVESKVASLIGLLASLNIALFVFNLVPLMPLDGGHIAGALWEGIRRAFAKLFRRPDPGPVDTARLMPLTMAVVIIFGGMSALLVYADIVKPINLFG; encoded by the coding sequence GTGGATTCCGTGCTTCTCTTCGTTCTGGGTGTCGTCATTCTGGCGGTCGGCCTCGCTGTCTCGATCGCGTTGCACGAGATCGGGCACCTCGTCCCGGCCAAGCTCTTCGGTGTGAAGGTCACCCAGTACATGATCGGCTTCGGCCCGACGCTCTGGTCGCGCCGCAAGGGCGAGACCGAGTACGGCGTCAAGGCGATTCCGTTCGGCGGCTACATCTCGATGATCGGCATGTTCCCGCCGGCCAAGGACGGCACGGCGGCTCGCAGCGCCAACACCGGCTTCCTCAGCAGCATGGCCAGCGACGCGCGCACCGCCAGCGCCGAGACGATCGGCGAGGGCGAGGAGCACCGGGCCTTCTACCTGCTGCCGGTGTGGAAGCGCATCATCGTCATGTTCGGCGGGCCGTTCATGAACCTGCTCATCGCCGTCGTGCTGTTCGCGATTCTGCTGATGGGCTTCGGCGCGGCCCAGGCCAGCACCACGATCGGCAGCGTCTCCGCCTGCGTGCAGACGGCCGGCTCCACCAGCCAGGAGTGCGGACCGAACGACCCGGCCGCGCCGGGCGCCGCGGCCGGCATCCTGCCCGGCGACCGCCTGGTCAGCATCGACGGCACCGCGGTGACCGACTGGCAGCAGTCCACCGAGACGATCCGTGCCTCAGCCGGGACCGCGCTCGTCGTCGTCGTCGAGCGCGACGGGGCCGAGAAGACGCTCACCCTCACCCCGCTGCTCACCGAGCGCCCCGTGTTCGACGAGGCGGGCCAGCCGGTGACGGATGCCGCGGGCAAGGCCGTCACGACCGAGGTCGGTTTCGCCGGCATCGGCCCGGCCAGCGAACTCGTCCCGCAGCCGGCGACGGCCGTGCTGCCCGCCGTCGGCGACAACATCAGTGGCGTCGCCCACATCATCCTGAACCTGCCGCAGCGCATGGTCGACGTCGCCCAGGCCGCCTTCGGCCCGGAGGAGCGCGACCCGAATGGCCCGATCAGCGTCGTCGGCGTCGGCCGCGTCGCCGGAGAGATCGCCGCCCTCGACACCCTCACCGTCGAGAGCAAGGTGGCCAGCCTGATCGGCCTGCTCGCCTCGCTGAACATCGCCCTGTTCGTGTTCAACCTGGTGCCCCTGATGCCGCTGGACGGCGGGCACATCGCCGGCGCGCTCTGGGAGGGGATCCGGCGCGCGTTCGCCAAGCTGTTCCGCCGCCCCGACCCGGGCCCCGTCGACACCGCGCGGCTGATGCCGCTCACCATGGCCGTCGTGATCATCTTCGGCGGAATGAGCGCGCTGCTCGTCTACGCCGACATCGTGAAACCGATCAACCTCTTCGGCTAG
- the dxr gene encoding 1-deoxy-D-xylulose-5-phosphate reductoisomerase: protein MRKVIILGSTGSIGTQALDVIRANPDRFEVVGLAAGRNAELMAAQAEEFFVDDTALGAEDAEALVRGVEADVVLNGITGSVGLGPTLAALETGRTLALANKESLIVGGQLVTGLAAPGQIVPVDSEHSAIAQALRSGAASEVRRLVVTASGGPFRGRSAESLAGVTPAEALAHPTWDMGRVVTTNSATLVNKGLEVIEAHLLFDVPYDRIDVVVHPQSIVHSMVEFVDGSTIAQASPPDMKLPISLGLDWPNRVGGVGAPLDWTTAQSWTFEPLDDTVFPAVALAKQVGRAGSSYPAVFNAANEQAVHAFHAGAIGFTDIVGTVRRVVDMHEADGTLTRESLAEAERWARASADKLIAGLR, encoded by the coding sequence GTGCGCAAGGTGATCATTCTCGGTTCGACAGGTTCCATTGGAACGCAGGCACTCGACGTGATTCGGGCCAACCCCGACCGCTTCGAGGTAGTGGGGCTGGCCGCGGGCCGCAACGCCGAGCTGATGGCGGCGCAGGCGGAGGAGTTCTTCGTCGACGACACGGCGCTCGGCGCAGAGGATGCCGAGGCGCTCGTGCGCGGCGTGGAGGCGGATGTCGTGCTGAACGGCATCACCGGCTCCGTGGGCCTCGGGCCGACGCTGGCAGCGCTGGAGACCGGGCGCACGCTGGCGCTGGCCAACAAGGAGTCGCTGATCGTCGGCGGCCAGCTGGTGACGGGCCTCGCCGCGCCCGGCCAGATCGTGCCGGTCGACTCTGAGCACTCCGCGATCGCCCAGGCGCTGCGCTCCGGCGCGGCATCCGAGGTGCGCCGGCTCGTCGTCACGGCATCCGGCGGCCCCTTCCGCGGCCGCAGTGCCGAGTCGCTGGCCGGCGTCACGCCCGCCGAGGCGCTCGCCCACCCCACGTGGGACATGGGCCGCGTCGTCACGACGAACTCGGCGACCCTTGTCAACAAGGGGCTCGAGGTGATCGAGGCACACCTGCTCTTCGACGTGCCGTACGACCGCATCGACGTCGTCGTGCACCCGCAGTCGATCGTCCACTCCATGGTGGAGTTCGTCGATGGCTCCACGATCGCCCAAGCCTCCCCGCCGGACATGAAGCTGCCGATCTCGCTCGGGCTGGACTGGCCGAACCGGGTCGGCGGCGTCGGCGCGCCGCTGGACTGGACCACGGCGCAGAGCTGGACCTTCGAGCCGCTGGACGACACGGTGTTCCCCGCCGTCGCGCTGGCCAAGCAGGTGGGCCGGGCCGGCTCGAGCTACCCGGCCGTCTTCAATGCCGCCAACGAGCAGGCCGTGCATGCCTTCCACGCCGGCGCGATCGGGTTCACCGACATCGTCGGCACGGTGCGCCGGGTCGTCGACATGCACGAGGCCGATGGCACGCTCACCCGCGAGTCGCTGGCCGAAGCTGAGCGCTGGGCGCGGGCGAGTGCAGACAAGCTGATCGCCGGTCTGCGCTGA
- a CDS encoding NAD-dependent epimerase/dehydratase family protein — translation MSRQLVVGAGLIGGGVARRLAAHGDDVVIASRHGTAVDGARALALDATDADAFAAAASGAATIFLCTNPPYTRWPTDWPPVFAAAIDAATRSGAGLVIMSNLYGYGPPEGPMTEDSPELSTETKGRVRLAGWHAALAAHERGDIRAVEVRASDYFGPGATGTAHLGESFFHAAEKSKTARVVGDPALPHSWSYLPDIVSTLIAAADYEGAWGRVWHVPSGQPRARTVIMEQLNEHYGGHGRVAGYPQWVLRALAAVSPLMREIEASSYQFRMPFVIDSAQTERLLGVSATGWLEALTTTADAYR, via the coding sequence ATGTCGCGTCAGCTCGTCGTCGGAGCAGGGCTCATCGGAGGCGGGGTTGCACGCCGCCTCGCGGCTCACGGCGACGACGTGGTCATCGCCTCCCGCCACGGCACCGCGGTGGACGGCGCCCGAGCGCTCGCCCTCGATGCGACGGATGCCGACGCGTTCGCCGCCGCGGCGAGCGGCGCGGCCACGATCTTCCTCTGCACGAACCCGCCGTACACGCGGTGGCCGACGGACTGGCCGCCCGTCTTCGCTGCGGCGATCGACGCGGCCACGAGAAGCGGCGCCGGCCTCGTGATCATGAGCAACCTCTACGGCTACGGCCCGCCGGAGGGGCCGATGACGGAGGATTCACCGGAGCTCAGCACCGAGACGAAGGGCCGCGTGCGGCTGGCCGGCTGGCACGCCGCCCTCGCCGCCCACGAGCGCGGCGACATTCGGGCCGTCGAGGTGCGGGCCAGCGATTACTTCGGGCCGGGCGCGACCGGCACCGCCCACCTGGGCGAGAGCTTCTTCCACGCTGCGGAGAAATCGAAGACGGCCAGGGTCGTCGGCGACCCGGCGCTGCCGCACAGCTGGAGCTACCTGCCCGACATCGTGTCGACGCTGATCGCCGCCGCAGACTACGAGGGCGCGTGGGGCCGCGTCTGGCATGTCCCGAGCGGCCAGCCCCGCGCCCGCACCGTGATCATGGAGCAGCTGAACGAACACTACGGCGGGCATGGCCGCGTCGCCGGGTACCCGCAGTGGGTGCTGCGCGCCCTCGCCGCGGTGAGCCCGCTGATGCGCGAGATCGAGGCGTCCAGCTATCAGTTCCGGATGCCGTTCGTCATCGACTCCGCCCAGACGGAACGCCTGCTCGGGGTGAGCGCGACGGGCTGGCTGGAGGCCCTGACGACGACGGCCGACGCCTACCGCTGA
- a CDS encoding succinic semialdehyde dehydrogenase, translating to MSASPLHPTFIAELDRDLVATSGTTRSVQAPFTGELLHELPHSTPADVSDAFARARLAQLAWARAGFAHRRAVLLQAHDNILERREMLLDVLQSETGKTRGQAFEELYQVLSVTRYNALAARPVLRGGRRRSGVPTVVATRVAYKPKGIAGVITPWNYPLSLAAMDVVPALAAGCGVVQKADDQGALSVLALRQAFIDAGVPRALWAVVAGAGAEIGGAVTDHADYICFTGSTATGRGVAEKAGRRLVGASLELGGKNPLIVLDDVDPEKAAADAAYACFSSMGQLCVSIERIYVERAVAPAFIAAMAARVGTLVPGANYDFGSDVGSLTTPAQLARVQEHVADAVAKGATVIAGGQARPDLGPLFFEPTVLTGVTSEMDCFAGETFGPVVSITVVDSEEEAILAANASDYGLNAAVFSGSTARGLRLARAIDAGSVNVNEGYRASFGSIDAPMGGVKQSGVGRRNGREGLLRFVDSVTISHATGLVQLPRTGAEFAKLGGVMLVMAAVLKGIRRR from the coding sequence ATGTCTGCCTCTCCGCTGCACCCGACGTTCATCGCCGAACTCGACCGCGACCTGGTCGCCACCTCCGGCACGACCCGCTCCGTACAGGCGCCGTTCACCGGCGAACTGCTGCACGAGCTGCCGCACAGCACCCCCGCCGATGTCTCCGACGCCTTCGCGCGCGCCCGGCTGGCGCAGCTCGCCTGGGCCAGAGCCGGTTTCGCGCACCGCCGCGCCGTGCTGCTACAGGCCCACGACAACATCCTGGAGCGCCGCGAGATGCTGCTGGACGTGCTGCAGTCCGAGACCGGCAAGACCCGCGGCCAGGCCTTCGAGGAGCTCTACCAGGTGCTCAGCGTCACCCGCTACAACGCGCTGGCCGCGCGGCCGGTGCTGCGCGGCGGGCGCCGCCGCAGCGGCGTCCCGACCGTCGTCGCCACCCGGGTGGCCTACAAGCCCAAGGGCATCGCCGGCGTCATCACGCCGTGGAACTACCCGCTCAGCCTGGCCGCCATGGATGTCGTGCCCGCGCTCGCGGCTGGCTGCGGCGTCGTGCAGAAGGCCGATGACCAGGGCGCGCTCAGCGTGCTCGCCCTCCGCCAGGCCTTCATCGACGCCGGTGTCCCCCGCGCGCTCTGGGCCGTCGTCGCCGGCGCCGGCGCCGAGATCGGCGGGGCCGTCACCGACCATGCCGACTACATCTGCTTCACCGGCTCGACCGCGACCGGCCGCGGCGTGGCAGAGAAGGCCGGCCGCCGCCTGGTTGGCGCCTCGCTCGAGCTCGGCGGCAAGAACCCGCTGATCGTGCTGGACGACGTCGACCCGGAGAAGGCCGCCGCGGATGCCGCATACGCCTGCTTCTCGTCGATGGGCCAGCTCTGCGTCTCGATCGAGCGAATCTACGTCGAGCGCGCCGTGGCCCCGGCCTTCATCGCCGCCATGGCCGCCCGCGTCGGCACCCTCGTGCCGGGCGCGAACTACGACTTCGGCAGCGATGTCGGCTCGCTGACCACGCCGGCCCAGCTGGCGCGGGTGCAGGAGCATGTGGCGGATGCCGTGGCCAAGGGTGCCACGGTCATCGCCGGCGGACAGGCCCGTCCGGATCTCGGCCCGCTGTTCTTCGAGCCGACCGTGCTGACCGGTGTGACGAGCGAGATGGACTGCTTCGCCGGGGAGACCTTCGGCCCCGTCGTCTCGATCACCGTGGTGGACAGCGAGGAGGAGGCGATCCTCGCCGCCAATGCGAGCGACTACGGACTGAACGCCGCCGTGTTCAGCGGCTCGACCGCACGCGGGCTCCGGCTGGCCCGGGCAATCGATGCGGGCAGCGTCAACGTGAACGAGGGCTACCGGGCCAGCTTCGGCTCGATCGATGCCCCGATGGGCGGCGTCAAGCAGTCCGGCGTCGGCCGGCGCAACGGCCGCGAGGGCCTGCTGCGCTTCGTGGACTCGGTCACGATCTCGCACGCGACGGGCCTGGTGCAGCTTCCGCGCACCGGCGCGGAGTTCGCCAAGCTCGGCGGCGTGATGCTCGTCATGGCCGCCGTGCTCAAGGGCATCCGCCGCCGGTAG
- a CDS encoding MFS transporter: MTATERALPVKTIVGYALGSLGTGGFATLPGLVLVFYLTDTLGVTALLAGVLVTAAKIWDVLIDPVIGARSDRALARHGSRRGFMRAGALLLPVFFVLTFAVPAGLEPAASGLWVLVAFMLTATAFSLFQVPYIALPAELADGYDQRTRLLTWRVVVLTAAILLFGAGGPMLRRLGGENEYLGYLIMAVVAGVVIGGGMLLASRVAPRGVGAHAAASGGHPGGGIREHYKAGLAVLRRSQSFRALLLTFMLQGLATGVMLAGANYVAVWVLHSEAALELLFVALIAPALFCAPLWGVIARRVGKERGFVLASVLFGVAALSLTAMLWAPGAWVYLPVALAGAGYAGMQSLPMAMLPDVISHDAAEHGDGQAGTFSGVWTAGETTGMALGATALTLMLAATGYIESVGATAVEQSDAAVMGIVLSFSALPAALIAVSLLSLRRYTLRKSDIDRKVLV; encoded by the coding sequence ATGACCGCAACGGAGCGTGCACTTCCTGTCAAGACGATCGTCGGCTATGCCCTGGGATCCCTGGGCACCGGCGGCTTCGCCACGCTGCCCGGGCTGGTGCTGGTGTTCTACCTGACCGACACCCTCGGGGTGACCGCGCTGCTGGCCGGGGTGCTCGTGACGGCGGCCAAGATCTGGGACGTGCTGATCGACCCGGTGATCGGTGCCCGGAGCGACCGGGCGCTGGCCCGCCACGGCTCCCGGCGCGGTTTCATGCGGGCGGGCGCCCTGCTGCTGCCCGTGTTCTTCGTGCTCACGTTCGCCGTGCCGGCCGGGCTGGAGCCCGCGGCATCCGGCCTCTGGGTACTCGTCGCGTTCATGCTCACGGCCACGGCGTTCAGCCTCTTCCAGGTGCCGTACATCGCGCTGCCGGCCGAGCTCGCCGACGGCTACGACCAGCGCACCCGGCTGCTCACCTGGCGGGTCGTGGTTCTGACCGCCGCGATCCTGCTGTTCGGCGCCGGCGGCCCGATGCTGCGCCGTCTGGGCGGCGAGAACGAGTACCTCGGCTACCTGATCATGGCCGTCGTCGCCGGCGTGGTGATCGGGGGCGGGATGCTGCTGGCCTCCCGCGTCGCGCCGCGGGGCGTCGGGGCGCACGCGGCCGCTTCAGGCGGGCACCCCGGCGGCGGCATCCGCGAGCACTACAAGGCCGGACTGGCTGTGCTGCGTCGCTCGCAGTCGTTCCGCGCCCTGCTGCTCACGTTCATGCTGCAGGGTCTCGCGACCGGCGTCATGCTGGCCGGCGCCAATTACGTCGCCGTCTGGGTGCTGCACTCGGAGGCCGCACTCGAACTGTTGTTCGTGGCGCTGATCGCCCCTGCGCTGTTCTGCGCACCGCTCTGGGGTGTGATCGCCCGGCGCGTGGGCAAGGAACGCGGCTTCGTGCTGGCCAGCGTGCTGTTCGGCGTCGCCGCGCTCTCGCTCACCGCGATGCTGTGGGCACCGGGGGCATGGGTGTACCTGCCCGTCGCCCTCGCCGGCGCCGGCTACGCGGGCATGCAGTCGCTGCCGATGGCGATGCTGCCCGACGTCATCTCGCACGACGCCGCCGAGCACGGCGACGGCCAGGCCGGCACCTTCAGCGGCGTCTGGACGGCGGGGGAGACCACCGGCATGGCCCTCGGCGCCACCGCGCTGACCCTGATGCTCGCCGCCACCGGCTACATCGAGAGCGTCGGCGCGACGGCCGTCGAGCAGAGCGACGCCGCGGTGATGGGTATCGTTCTGAGCTTCAGCGCCCTGCCAGCCGCCCTCATCGCGGTCAGCCTGCTGAGCCTGCGGCGCTACACCCTCCGCAAATCCGACATCGACAGGAAGGTGCTCGTGTGA
- a CDS encoding pyridoxal phosphate-dependent decarboxylase family protein: MSAHFEQNPADVLARLGALREGDAPTHGGRVLSYVYDSGVAELDELAASAIRAVQPVNALDPTTFTSVAAMEREVIGFARAVFHGDEQVVGTVTSGGTESCLLAIKTARELWRADAARRGIPADTVVPRILAPSTVHAAFHKAADYFGLRLELVPVDPDSGLPVAADFAARLADADDVALVVLSAPAYPHGVLDPIAEVSALAAAAGVSCHVDACFGGFVLPWWPGLDAASWDLQLPGVTSLSADLHKYGYAPKGASVLLQRGRDRQRQQYFATTGWPGYPVVNSTLLGSKSAAALAAAWAITQTLGGSGFARLTESCARATAALADAIAGIDGLRVVGHPTGPAIAVAADESVPAERRVDPHHWADQARAHGWQLQLQPGFTQSDGTRLPATAHLTVTPVTESRLAELTTALVAAADEVRGVPAVDVTPLLASLGGAFGGALPAALDAASAFAVLQAIGLAPDAEGSPGEGPADAALPERLAPFLALVEALPPAVAEPLLTELIARLVEPA; this comes from the coding sequence GTGAGCGCACACTTCGAGCAGAACCCGGCAGATGTGCTGGCCCGGCTGGGCGCGCTGCGGGAGGGCGACGCGCCCACCCACGGCGGCCGCGTGCTCTCTTACGTCTACGACTCCGGCGTCGCCGAGCTCGACGAGCTGGCCGCGAGCGCGATCCGCGCCGTGCAGCCGGTAAACGCGCTGGACCCGACCACCTTCACCTCCGTCGCCGCGATGGAGCGTGAGGTCATCGGCTTCGCCCGCGCGGTCTTCCACGGCGACGAGCAGGTCGTCGGCACCGTCACGAGCGGCGGCACCGAGAGCTGCCTGCTCGCGATCAAGACGGCGCGGGAGCTGTGGCGGGCGGATGCCGCGCGCCGCGGCATACCGGCAGACACCGTGGTGCCCCGCATCCTGGCCCCCAGCACCGTGCATGCCGCGTTCCACAAGGCGGCCGACTACTTCGGGCTGCGCCTCGAGCTGGTTCCGGTGGACCCGGATTCCGGCCTGCCCGTGGCCGCGGACTTCGCCGCGCGCCTGGCGGATGCCGACGACGTGGCGCTCGTCGTGCTGAGCGCCCCCGCCTACCCGCACGGCGTGCTCGACCCGATCGCGGAGGTGTCGGCGCTGGCCGCGGCGGCCGGCGTCAGCTGCCACGTGGACGCCTGCTTCGGCGGTTTCGTGCTGCCGTGGTGGCCGGGCCTCGACGCAGCCAGCTGGGACCTGCAGCTGCCCGGCGTCACGAGCCTCTCCGCCGACCTGCACAAGTACGGCTACGCGCCGAAGGGGGCCTCCGTGCTGTTGCAGCGCGGCCGGGACCGGCAGCGGCAGCAGTACTTCGCGACGACCGGCTGGCCCGGCTACCCGGTCGTCAACTCCACCCTGCTCGGTTCCAAGTCGGCGGCGGCCCTCGCCGCGGCGTGGGCGATCACGCAGACCCTCGGCGGGAGCGGCTTCGCCCGGCTGACGGAGAGCTGCGCGCGGGCCACTGCGGCGCTCGCAGATGCCATCGCGGGGATCGACGGCCTCCGCGTCGTCGGGCACCCGACCGGCCCAGCCATCGCCGTCGCGGCGGACGAGTCTGTGCCGGCCGAACGCCGCGTCGACCCGCACCACTGGGCGGACCAAGCGCGCGCCCACGGCTGGCAGCTGCAGCTGCAGCCGGGCTTCACGCAGTCCGACGGCACACGGCTGCCCGCGACGGCGCACCTGACCGTCACCCCGGTGACCGAGTCCCGGCTGGCCGAACTGACGACCGCCCTCGTGGCGGCCGCGGACGAGGTGCGCGGCGTGCCCGCCGTCGACGTCACGCCGCTTCTGGCCTCGCTCGGCGGGGCGTTCGGCGGGGCGCTGCCCGCCGCGCTGGACGCGGCGTCGGCGTTCGCCGTGTTGCAGGCGATCGGGCTGGCCCCGGATGCCGAGGGCAGTCCCGGTGAAGGGCCGGCCGACGCGGCGCTGCCCGAGCGGCTCGCGCCGTTCCTCGCCCTGGTCGAGGCGCTGCCGCCGGCCGTGGCCGAACCGCTGCTCACCGAGCTGATCGCGCGGCTGGTCGAGCCGGCCTAG
- a CDS encoding asparaginase, whose translation MSVIVAETFRLSDAVELAVVERSGFVESRHAGSAVVLAPDGSVLRSLGDPSAPVFPRSTLKPFQAIAAMTSGVTLRGEDAAIATASHSGTARHVELVRGLLAREGIPESALGCPPSYPQDAEARDAAVRSGAGKQRIQMTCSGKHAAMLLACVANDWPLESYLHPEHPLQKRVLDVIERFTGERPVATGIDGCGTPVHAISLLALARGIHRIGTSTPASPFAIFREAGVLAEAVRENGWVVAGPGQPDTVAIDRLGVFAKFGAEGIMTMVAPNGTTVTLKVLDGSLRAASAVALRLLADAEAVDGAAVESLTSELGLLLSGGDAIVGRVRVSI comes from the coding sequence ATGTCGGTGATCGTGGCCGAGACCTTCCGCCTCTCGGATGCCGTCGAGCTCGCCGTCGTGGAGCGCAGCGGCTTCGTGGAGTCCCGGCACGCCGGCTCGGCCGTCGTTCTCGCCCCAGACGGCAGCGTGCTGCGGAGCCTCGGCGACCCGTCCGCGCCGGTCTTCCCCCGGTCGACGCTGAAGCCGTTCCAAGCGATCGCCGCGATGACCAGCGGCGTCACGCTGCGCGGCGAGGATGCCGCCATCGCCACCGCCAGCCACTCCGGCACCGCCCGCCACGTCGAGTTGGTGCGCGGCCTGCTCGCTCGGGAGGGGATCCCGGAGAGCGCGCTCGGCTGCCCGCCGTCCTACCCGCAGGACGCAGAGGCCCGCGACGCCGCGGTGCGCTCTGGCGCCGGCAAGCAGCGCATCCAGATGACCTGCTCCGGCAAGCACGCCGCCATGCTGCTGGCCTGCGTCGCCAATGACTGGCCGCTGGAGAGCTATCTGCACCCGGAGCACCCCCTGCAGAAGCGAGTGCTCGACGTGATCGAGCGCTTCACCGGCGAGCGCCCCGTCGCGACCGGCATCGACGGCTGCGGCACCCCCGTGCACGCGATCTCGCTGCTCGCGCTGGCCCGCGGCATCCACCGCATCGGCACCTCGACTCCCGCCTCCCCGTTCGCGATCTTCCGTGAGGCCGGCGTGCTCGCCGAGGCCGTGCGCGAGAACGGCTGGGTCGTCGCCGGCCCCGGCCAGCCGGACACCGTCGCCATCGACCGGCTGGGCGTCTTCGCCAAGTTCGGCGCGGAGGGCATCATGACCATGGTCGCGCCGAACGGCACAACGGTCACGCTCAAGGTCCTCGATGGCAGCCTGCGCGCGGCCAGCGCCGTCGCGCTGCGCCTGCTCGCCGACGCCGAGGCCGTGGACGGCGCCGCGGTCGAGTCGCTCACCTCCGAGCTCGGCCTGCTGCTCTCCGGCGGCGACGCCATCGTCGGGCGGGTCCGCGTCAGCATCTAG
- a CDS encoding OsmC family protein → MVHEHNYAVRVEWQGNRGTGTSGYREYGRQHEVSAAGKHPIEGSADRTFHGDRERWNPEEMLLAALSQCHMLSYLHVAVRHGVVVLGYEDDAVGTMESDSSGAGRFTSATLRPRVLVADAGQIELAGSLHAEASQLCFIANSVNFPVGHEPVTSAG, encoded by the coding sequence ATGGTGCACGAGCACAACTACGCCGTCCGCGTCGAGTGGCAGGGAAACCGCGGCACGGGCACGAGCGGCTACCGGGAGTACGGCCGCCAACATGAGGTGAGCGCGGCGGGCAAGCACCCGATCGAGGGCTCGGCCGACCGCACCTTCCACGGCGATCGGGAGCGCTGGAACCCGGAGGAGATGCTGCTGGCGGCGCTCAGCCAGTGCCACATGCTCTCCTACCTGCACGTGGCGGTGCGGCACGGCGTCGTCGTGCTCGGCTACGAGGACGATGCCGTCGGCACCATGGAGTCGGATTCCTCCGGGGCGGGCCGCTTCACCTCGGCGACGCTGCGGCCGCGGGTGCTCGTGGCGGATGCCGGGCAGATCGAGCTCGCGGGCTCGCTGCACGCCGAGGCCTCGCAGCTCTGCTTCATCGCCAACTCGGTGAACTTCCCGGTCGGGCACGAGCCCGTCACGTCCGCCGGCTGA